AGAATGGAATAATCCATGGAGACCTCACAACTTCAAATATGATTCTAACTCCTAATGGAAAAATCTTCTTCGTGGATTTCGGGTTAGGAGAATTTTCCAGAGAACTTGAAGCACGGGGAGTTGATCTTCACCTAATGAAAAGGGCGTTCCAAAGTACGCATTACATGTACGCTGAAGAATCTTTTAATGCTGTTTTAGACGGCTACGCCGAAGCTGTTGGTAAGGATGAGACAGAAAAGGTTTTAGAGAAAATTAGAGAAATCGAGCTTCGAGGCCGTTACGTGGCTGAAAGGAGGAGGGAACATTGAATTTCCCATATGGTCGAGTTGCATTTTTCGTCACCAGCAACATTCACAAGTTTCAGGAAGCCAAGCGAGTCTTAGCCGAATACGATATTGCAGCGGCAATGATAAAGATAAGCGCCCTTGAAATTCAAGATGACAGCCTTGAAAACATAGCTAAAGCAAGCGTTTTAGACGCAGTTAAAAAATGCAATCTACCAGTTATAGTTGAAGACGCCGGATTGTTTATTAAAGTCCTAAACGACTTTCCTGGACCGTATTCCTCCTATGTAAACCGCACTTTAGGCGTTGAGGGAATTTTGAAACTTATGCACGATGTTGAGGACAGAAGCGCCTACTTCCTATCCGTGGTAGCCTTCTCCAACCCTGACGGAAAGGAAATAAAATTTTTCCATGGTAAGGTTGAGGGAAGAATAGCTTATGAAGCCAGAGGAGAAAGCGGATTTGGCTTTGACCCGGTTTTTATTCCTGCGGAGGGTGATGGAAGAACTTTCGCTGAGATGAGCACTGAAGAGAAGAATAGGTTTTCCCATAGGGCTAGGGCGTTACGTAAGTTTGCTGAGTGGTATAAGAAGTTTCAAAAGAAGTTTTAAATATTAGGGTGTTATGCTCTTAATGAGTTCGTGGGATAAAGTTGCCGAAGAAAGAGAAGGGTAAGTCACATTCGACGAGGCCAGTAAGCAAGAGACCTCCAAGCTGGTGTAAGTACACGCCTGAAGAAGTGGAAGCCCTAGTTATAAAACTAGCCAAGGAAGGCCACCCACCAAGTATAATAGGAACAATTCTCAGAGACCAATATGCCATCCCACTGGTTAAGCCGATAACCGGAAAATCCATAACTCAAATCTTAAAGGATTCCGGACTAGCCCCTTCCATACCGGAAGATTTGCAAAACCTTTTGAAGAAAGCAGCCAGACTTCACGCTCACCTTGAAAAGCATAGAAAAGACTTGCATAACAAACGTGCGCTTCAGTTGATTGAGTCTAAAATTCACCGTTTAGCAAGTTACTATAAGGAAAGAGGAGTTTTACCGTCAAACTGGAAGTATGAGCCTAAAACTGCCTCTGTAGTCTAAATTTTGGTGTTATTTTTGGAGGAAAATCTAAAGGAAAAATTTGAAGCCTTAATGAAGGACGCCTCCACTGCGGCTGAAGTCATAAAGGAAGTTATTGAACAAGATAAACCTATACATGTGATTTCTCACCTTGACGCTGACGGATTAGCTGCAGCGGGAATAATTGGAAAGGCACTTGCAAGGCTGGGTGCAACTTTTAAAGTTAGGGTTAGACATTGGATAGACGAAAAACTAGTTGAAGAGTTAAAGTCGGAAAAGCCTGCTTTAACAATTCTAACAGACCTAGGAAGCGGCTACCTAGACTTCTTAACTGAAAAACTCCAAGGCTACAAAATTATAATCTTAGATCATCACCAGCCAGTCGGCGAACCAGCAGAAACGTTCATCCATGTTAACCCGCATGTCCACGGAGTTGACGGATCAAAGGATTTAAGCGGTTCAGGAATAGCCTACATGGCTGCTAAGGCTCTTGACAAATCTAACGTTGACCTAGCGGCTATAGCAGTTGTTGGGGCCCTAGGCGACCTACAAGACAAGTATGACCAGAAAGCTCTCGGCAGCCTCAACGAAATAATAGTCCAAGATGCGGTTGAAAACGGTTATTTAGAAGTAAAGAAAGACCTCATTTTCTTCGGAAGGGAAACACGTCCAATTCATAAGGCTTTAGCTCTAACAACATCGCCCTACATTCCGGGAATAAGCGGTGAAGAAGATAGAAGCTTGGCTTTCCTTGCAAGCATTGGAATAAAGCCTAAAATCGGCGATAAATGGAGAGCTCTAAGAGACCTAAGCGAAGAGGAGAAAAGAAAACTTTGCTCAACGTTGGCTGAATACTTAATTTCGAAGGGATTCCCCAAAGAAGCCCTCAGTCTAGTAGGCCACGTCTACACCTTAGTTAAGGAGGAACCATGGACTCCGCTGAGAGATGGTAGGGAATTCTCCGTTCTCCTAAATGCAACTGGAAGAATGAACCGCCCAAGTCTCGGCATAGCCATATGCATGGGCGACAGAGGAGCAGCATTCGAGGAGGCAAACCAAGTTTTAGACGAGTACAGAACGCTAATAACGAAATATCTAGGCTGGCTAATTGAAAACGAAAGAATAGAGGAACTTGAAAATATCTACGTTATCAAAGGGGAAAACGACATCGAAGACAAAATAATTGGAACTCTAGCTTCTATACTTTCAACCAATTACGTGAACAAGCCGATAATTGCGTATGCAGCTGTTCCAAGCGAGCGAATAGTGAAGGTTTCAGCAAGGGCTTTAGACCCATTGGTGAAAAGGGGGTTAGACCTCGGAAAAATAATGAGAACAGCGGCTGAAAAATGCTCAGGAAGAGGCGGAGGCCATAACATAGCTGCCGGCGCACAAGTTCCAATAGAACAAGTTGAAACCTTCATCAAACTTGTCAATATGCTTGTTAAGGAGCAGTTGGAGAAGTTTGAGGATAAAAGCGAAAATAATGCTTGAATATGAAAGTGAAAAAAGGGCGAAGGCCATAGTAAAGGCTGTTTCACCTGATAATGTAAAATATCCCGGAGGGCTCTCAGTTAAAACCTTCAGTGAAAACGGTAAAGTTGTTAACCTCATAACTTGCGGAGGGAAAATTGGAACTTTCATCATGACTGTTGATGATTTGTTACGTTGCATAACTGTTGCAGAGAAAACTTCCAGCCTAATTGAAAGTTTTGAATAGTCGAAATCCAAAGCTGACTTTTACATAAGTTTCTTCTAAGGCAGAATCCCTTATTCTAGAAGGTGTAAACAATTGAAGCTTAGACCGAGAAATATTCTCTTAGGTCTTCCGCAAAAGATAAAAAACACCCGCCTAGTTGAGGTTGTTCTCAGCTATAATACTCCGATTAAAGAGTTAAGATTAAAATATTCGGAGAAAATTTTGAGGATAATTTTCGAAACAGGAGCCGAAAATTTAGCGACGAACTTCATTAACATAAAAGGAAAGGCGTACATCACGTTTTATCTTGATATGGGCAAAGCTAAAATTTCAGCTAAAGAACTGCAAAGGAAACTGAAAAATTTAGGTTTTATAACTGAAGTTTCAGTTTTAGAGCCTAAACCCCTTTTCCTTGATGCTGCTCATTTTCCCTTGACGAACGGTTTGGAAAGGGTCTGCATAATTTCCACAAATACTCTAGCCCAAATACATGAAGAGATGATAAATATTCTTGGTTCCGGAGCATTTACGATTCTCTGGCATATAGGGTTAAGAAAAGGGAAAATGCTCATCGAATTAATTAAGAAACTTGTTCCGGCAAATGCCGAACTCAAGCAAAAGGAAATGCTAGAAGCCTTCAAACAGCTTTACCAAGCCGGAGGATGGGGCATAATAGAATATGCTGAAATAAATACGAAACAGAAAACAGGGAAAATTCGCGTTTACCATTCAATAGCCGAAAGCTTACTTAAAAAATATGACATGCCAATCTGTTACTACGTCAAGGGAAATTTAACCGCCCTCCTCCAAGAAGCGTTCGGCTGCGAAGCCGTTTATTTGAACGAAGTTAAATGCATGGCTATGGGAGACCCCTACTGCGAATTCGAATTTGAATGTTAAAGCCCTTATTCACTTTATTTCCAAGTCGCAAAATTAAATAGCTGATTTGTATCTTTAGCTAACGGTTCAAAAGGGCGAAACATAATGCTCGATATAAGGCTAATCAGAGAAAAACCAGACTACGTAAGGGAGAATCTAAAACGCAGAAACGACCCAGAAAAACTGGAAATGCTAGACCAACTTATAGAATATGATAAGAAATGGAGACAAAGCCTAACAAGACTTAACGAACTAAGACATCAAAGAAGAGAACTCACAAACGAAATAGCTCAACTAAAGAAGCAAGGAAAAGAAATAGCTCAAAAAATAGAAGAAGCAAGGAAAATAGATGCTGAAATTGAATCTTTAGAAAAACAAGTTGAAGAACTAAGCCAAAAAGTCAAATATTATCTGATGAGGCTTCCAAATCTTCTTCATGATTCAGTTCCATACGGCGTTGACGAAAACGATAACGTAACGGTTAAAACATGGGGTGAAATTCCAAAATTCGACTTCAAAGTGAAAGACCACATTGACCTTGGCCTTTCGCTTGGAATACTCGATTTAGAAAGAGCTGCAAAAGTTTCAGGCGCTAGATTCTACTATCTGAAGGGTCTTGGCGTGCTTTTAGACATGGCTTTAATAAACTTCGCCCTAAACGAACTTGTAAAGAAAGGTTACGAGCCTATTGAACCGCCATACATGATGCGACGTAAAGCCTACGAAGGCGC
Above is a window of Candidatus Bathyarchaeota archaeon DNA encoding:
- a CDS encoding 30S ribosomal protein S15, whose product is MKLPKKEKGKSHSTRPVSKRPPSWCKYTPEEVEALVIKLAKEGHPPSIIGTILRDQYAIPLVKPITGKSITQILKDSGLAPSIPEDLQNLLKKAARLHAHLEKHRKDLHNKRALQLIESKIHRLASYYKERGVLPSNWKYEPKTASVV
- a CDS encoding XTP/dITP diphosphatase translates to MNFPYGRVAFFVTSNIHKFQEAKRVLAEYDIAAAMIKISALEIQDDSLENIAKASVLDAVKKCNLPVIVEDAGLFIKVLNDFPGPYSSYVNRTLGVEGILKLMHDVEDRSAYFLSVVAFSNPDGKEIKFFHGKVEGRIAYEARGESGFGFDPVFIPAEGDGRTFAEMSTEEKNRFSHRARALRKFAEWYKKFQKKF
- a CDS encoding DHH family phosphoesterase; this translates as MEENLKEKFEALMKDASTAAEVIKEVIEQDKPIHVISHLDADGLAAAGIIGKALARLGATFKVRVRHWIDEKLVEELKSEKPALTILTDLGSGYLDFLTEKLQGYKIIILDHHQPVGEPAETFIHVNPHVHGVDGSKDLSGSGIAYMAAKALDKSNVDLAAIAVVGALGDLQDKYDQKALGSLNEIIVQDAVENGYLEVKKDLIFFGRETRPIHKALALTTSPYIPGISGEEDRSLAFLASIGIKPKIGDKWRALRDLSEEEKRKLCSTLAEYLISKGFPKEALSLVGHVYTLVKEEPWTPLRDGREFSVLLNATGRMNRPSLGIAICMGDRGAAFEEANQVLDEYRTLITKYLGWLIENERIEELENIYVIKGENDIEDKIIGTLASILSTNYVNKPIIAYAAVPSERIVKVSARALDPLVKRGLDLGKIMRTAAEKCSGRGGGHNIAAGAQVPIEQVETFIKLVNMLVKEQLEKFEDKSENNA
- a CDS encoding KEOPS complex subunit, which encodes MRIKAKIMLEYESEKRAKAIVKAVSPDNVKYPGGLSVKTFSENGKVVNLITCGGKIGTFIMTVDDLLRCITVAEKTSSLIESFE